One genomic region from Cataglyphis hispanica isolate Lineage 1 chromosome 11, ULB_Chis1_1.0, whole genome shotgun sequence encodes:
- the LOC126852942 gene encoding LOW QUALITY PROTEIN: lipase 3-like (The sequence of the model RefSeq protein was modified relative to this genomic sequence to represent the inferred CDS: inserted 1 base in 1 codon): FKPEMIXRAGYPVEAHVVTTEDGYLLTLHRIPGSKGSAPVLLQHALLCTSADWIMLGKGKALAYLLADQGYDVWLGNFRGNTYSRAHISLSPSESKFWDFSYNKIGIYDLPAMITFITNITSQPLHTYIGHSMGTTSFYIMASKRPEITKMVKMMISLAPTVFIKSNIRNPITYITPFWREIKMIMQLFSYNELLPQNNLLRFLSKYACNQNLTQQKFCTRLIFLICGDDPEQFDYSLLPVILNHDPAGCSTKTIIHYFQAFQTNTFRQFDYGRKRNLLMYNSAEPPDYDLTNITVPIALFYGANDWLVKDSEVEKLSRLLPNVVDMYKVPWPKFNHVDFVWAKDAPILVYKRLFELMKRKDSNSVIDNIIDVR; this comes from the exons TTTAAGCCGGAAATGA AAAGGGCGGGTTATCCCGTGGAAGCTCATGTTGTAACAACAGAGGATGGTTATCTCTTGACATTACATCGTATTCCAGGTAGCAAAGGCTCTGCACCGGTATTATTACAGCATGCTTTATTATGCACCTCCGCCGACTGGATCATGCTTGGCAAAGGCAAAGCACTCg CTTATTTATTAGCGGATCAGGGATACGATGTTTGGTTGGGCAATTTTCGTGGTAATACTTACTCAAGAGCCCATATTTCTTTATCGCCATCGGAATCAAAATTTTGGGATTTCAg CTATAACAAAATCGGCATCTACGATTTACCCGCGatgattacatttattactaatataaCATCGCAACCGTTGCATACATACATTGGTCATTCGATGGGCAcaacatctttttatataatggcaTCAAAGCGACCGGAAATCACTAAAATGGTGAAAATGATGATCAGCCTCGCGCCAACAGTCTTtattaaaagcaatataaGAAATCCAATCACTTACATTACCCCTTTCTGGAGAGAGATCAAG aTGATCATGCAACTTTTCTCCTACAACGAGCTCCTTCCGCAGAATAATCTTTTgagatttctttcaaaatacgCTTGCAATCAGAATCTCACCCAGCAGAAATTCTGCACTCGCTTGATATTTCTGATCTGCGGTGACGATCCCGAGCAGTTTGATTAC TCTCTGCTACCTGTCATCTTGAATCACGATCCAGCTGGCTGTTCGACTAAGACGATTATACACTATTTTCAAGCATTCCAGACGAACACATTTCGCCAATTCGATTATGGTCGCAAGAGAAATCTATTGATGTATAACTCGGCAGAACCTCCGGACTACGATCTGACGAATATTACAGTACCTATCGCATTGTTCTATGGTGCTAACGACTGGCTAGTTAAAGACTCG GAGGTGGAGAAACTTTCTCGTCTATTGCCGAATGTAGTGGATATGTACAAAGTGCCGTGGCCCAAATTTAACCATGTAGACTTTGTATGGGCTAAGGATGCGCCCATACTTgtgtataaaagattattcgagcttatgaaaagaaaagattcaAATAGTGtcatcgataatattattgatgtaCGATAA